From the genome of Oxyura jamaicensis isolate SHBP4307 breed ruddy duck chromosome 2, BPBGC_Ojam_1.0, whole genome shotgun sequence, one region includes:
- the MTBP gene encoding mdm2-binding protein, giving the protein MDRYVLLLSWGERRAEGGAEPGAAVTAANVYKLLKENCNSSINTDARTFPACSLAGIPGIRKWYFASHVICGYYQFCSSDWEEINSETQNNEDSLQKSIDECLGAIQNFEEEDNNSRESLSMTDIYDEAAESVHQLADKLPAPGRAMVDVILQAVERDAPKLKDCLPAIGALKHLKEWHSAQITIAANDSKGWQKIADYLSADFVSSDNVMNIIDFKELWRGKIQIWERKFASEVRFPEFCMKSTSVKPFSTSHLNSCFALEKEQQYRNTDALPEVFHYYGPALEFLQMVVLSDLPSFFVSDLEFELSLSRKNIKKTSALLLDQISSLSGKVGALFALPCNVSSIVIPSPAQLGTKKWKEYMARKPKIITVPEIELKGESCRYYFLLQGNGSGGCKATLIHSATQISGMATLATVNGKLKTNTEETESSFPIADFIESLPHFCGKQIVQREKKLSCLQASALKEYLKRKELTKQPPVISAGELRNLLELTRKCFLDLCNTSLPRPVRQKFDNKTKTRSVTSESDLMELNPLDWPERHVLQNLENFEKIKQKMRASVFAHSSEQLLGHKDSQRESLTLLDAKELLKYFTPEGLPVGDLQPLQIPKRENAFLLTPELTPRKLRGLPFEKAAVCHYHGLEYCLDNRKALERDVGYAELQTRLIRYETQTTCTKECCPVPVVLSPLPSPAVLSEPGSVPDGESLQSEFRTEASRLKRRSKDLDCFYPKKRLTKSESTDSPLSQASGGSGSHNTVVVTRKRSERSASLTSVQLKHAGQLPKVTTKVGSASHRSATEPETSKPVKESRSQKHTRMLKEVVAKTLQKHGIPENHKCFELCSQRLFEISKFYLKDLKTSRGLLDEMKKTANNNAKQVIEWVLEKSGK; this is encoded by the exons ATGGACCGCTACgtgctgctcctcagctgggGGGAGCGCAGGGCTGAGGGCGGTGCGGAGCCCGGAGCAG cagtgactgctgcaaatgtttataaacttctgaaagaaaactgtaattCATCTATAAATACAGATGCAAGGACTTTTCCAG CATGTTCATTGGCTGGTATTCCAGGCATAAGGAAATGGTATTTTGCGAGTCATGTTATATGTGGTTATTATCAG TTCTGCAGTTCTGACTGGGAGGAAATAAATTCCGAAACACAGAATAATGAAGACTCTCTCCAAAAAAGCATTGATGAATGTCTGGGAGCCATACAGAATTTTGAGGAAGAAGACAATAACAGTAGGGAGTCACTGTCTATGACTGA catttatgATGAAGCTGCAGAAAGTGTGCATCAGTTAGCTGACAAACTGCCTGCCCCAG GAAGAGCAATGGTTGATGTTATACTACAGGCTGTAGAACGAGATGCACCCAAGTTAAAAGACTGCTTACCTGCTATTGGTGCCCTGAAACACCTGAAAGAATGGCACTCTGCGCAAATCACCATTGCAGCAAATGACTCTAAAGG CTGGCAAAAGATTGCAGACTACCTATCGGCAGACTTTGTGTCTTCAGATAATGTCATGAATATTATTGATTTCAAAGAACTCTGGAGGGGAAAGATTCAGATATGggaaagaaag tttgcatCAGAAGTCAGGTTTCCAGAATTTTGTATGAAGAGCACTTCTGTAAAGCCATTCAGCACTTCACATTTAAATTCTTGCTTTGCTCTTGAAAAAGAGCAACAATATAGGAATACTGATGCTTTGCCAGAG GTTTTTCATTACTATGGTCCTGCGTTAGAATTTTTACAGATGGTTGTCCTCTCTGACCTACCGTCCTTTTTTGTATCAGATCTGGAATTTGAGCT GAGCCTGTCAAGAAAGAATATCAAGAAAACATCCGCGCTGCTTTTAGATCAGATTTCTTCTCTATCTGGGAAg GTGGGAGCTTTATTTGCATTGCCATGCAATGTAAGCAGTATAGTGATCCCAtcccctgcccagctgggtacAAAGAAATGGAAGGAGTATATGGCTAGGAAACCTAAGATCATTACTG ttCCAGAAATTGAACTGAAAGGAGAATCTTGCCGATATTATTTCTTGCTACAAGGCAATGGCTCTGGAGGATGTAAAGCAACCTTGATTCATTCTGCTACCCAAATCAGTGGTATGGCCACTCTTGCTACAGTAAATGGAAAGCTAAagacaaacacagaagaaacagagtCAA GCTTTCCTATCGCTGACTTTATCGAGTCTCTGCCACATTTCTGTGGAAAGCAGATTgtacagagggaaaagaaactgTCTTGCCTCCAAGCATCTGCCTTGAAGGAGTATCTAA agAGAAAGGAATTGACCAAACAACCTCCAGTTATTTCAGCTGGTGAGCTCAGAAACTTGTTAGAActtacaagaaaatgttttttggaCCTGTGCAACACTAGTCTTCCTAGACCTGTTCGACAGAAGTTTGACAATAAAACTAAGACACGTAGTGTGACTTCTG AATCTGATTTAATGGAGTTGAATCCATTGGACTGGCCAGAGAGACATGTTCTTCAGAATTtggaaaactttgaaaaaatcaagcagaaaatgag ggctTCTGTGTTTGCACATTCATCTGAACAACTTCTGGGGCACAAAGATAGCCAGCGGGAATCGCTGACATTGCTCGATGCTAAAGAATTACTGAAGTACTTCACACCAGAAGGTCTGCCAGTTGGTGATCTTCAGCCACTACAAATTCCCAAACG tgaAAATGCATTCCTTTTGACACCAGAGCTTACTCCTCGGAAACTTAGAGGCTTGCCTTttgaaaaagcagctgtgtgCCACTATCATGGACTTGA ATATTGTCTAGATAACAGAAAAGCCCTAGAGAGAGATGTGGGATATGCTGAACTTCAAACTCGTCTTATTCGCTATGAAACTCAGACTACTTGCACCAAAGAGTGCTGCCCTGTGCCGGTTGTCTTGAGCCCTCTCCCATCTCCTGCAGTCTTGTCAGAGCCTGGAAGCGTCCCCGATGGAGAGTCTTTACAAAGTGAATTCAGAACAGAGGCATCAAGGCTCAAACGCAGATCAAAAGACTTGGACTGCTTTTATCCCAAGAAGAG ACTAACCAAATCTGAGAGTACAGactctcccctctcccaggcAAGCGGAGGTAGTGGAAGTCACAATACAGTGGTTGTAACAAGGAAACGCTCTGAAAGATCAGCTTCTTTAACTTCAGTGCAATTGAAACACGCTGGTCAGCTCCCCAAAGTCACCACTAAGGTTGGCTCAGCAAGTCACAGAAGTGCAACAGAACCTGAGACTTCAAAGCCGGTTAAGGAATCAAGATCTCAGAAACATACAAGG ATGCTGAAGGAGGTGGTAGCCAAGACTCTTCAAAAACATGGAATTCCGGAGAATCACAAGTGCTTTGAATTGTGCAGCCAACGTCTATTTGAGATATCAAAGTTTTACTTAAAG